One Sporomusaceae bacterium ACPt DNA window includes the following coding sequences:
- the yccU gene encoding putative protein YccU, whose protein sequence is MNNVAAMLQMKNWAVVGATNNTDKFGYKIFKALKEAGYNVYPVNPGINEILGEKCYSALKDIPVKPDVVNVVVPPRVGEQIMNNCAELGIKNVWLQPGANAATVVELAKNLGLNVVDQNCVLVELRNHK, encoded by the coding sequence ATGAATAATGTCGCCGCCATGCTCCAAATGAAAAACTGGGCAGTCGTGGGAGCTACCAACAACACCGACAAGTTCGGCTACAAAATTTTTAAAGCCCTGAAAGAAGCAGGGTATAATGTTTATCCGGTCAACCCTGGTATCAATGAGATATTGGGTGAAAAATGTTATTCTGCGCTCAAGGACATTCCGGTTAAACCTGATGTTGTAAATGTTGTGGTGCCGCCCAGAGTCGGCGAGCAAATTATGAATAACTGCGCCGAATTGGGCATAAAAAACGTCTGGCTGCAACCGGGGGCTAATGCTGCAACCGTGGTAGAACTGGCAAAAAATCTTGGTCTTAATGTGGTTGATCAGAATTGTGTATTGGTTGAACTCCGCAACCACAAGTAG